ACCATCCCTGGTACTGCGCGGCAACAGTGAGTGCGTCGGTCACGGTGTCGACATCGCGCAACATCGGCAGCCAGTGGACGCAGCACCCACAGCGTGCCATGGCCCGGTGTGTCAGCTCGCCGGTCGCGCTGGTGGACATCGGCACCTGCGTGAGCGCTCGGGCCGGGCGCGGATCGGTCAGTCCCAGCGCCCACCAGCCGCCATCGGCGGCGGGACCGAGTACGGTGTCGCCGCAGGCCAGCAGTCGTTCGGCGCACGTGGCCAGTAGCGCGGAATCGGCCTGTGGCGTGTCCATACCGATCTGCAACACGGGTAGCCCGGCCCGGGCGGCGTCGGCGTGCGCGTTGGCCAGGCGTTGCCCGAAGGTCGCACCCCGCTGGGGAACGAGTTCGAAATCGGCCAGCGCAGCAGACAGTTCGTCGGCGTGTTCGGCGTGCGCGAGCTCGCCCGTCCAGGCCACGATCCGATGCCGGATGCCGCTGTGCCGCACGGCGGTCAGCGTGTCCAGCAGCGCAGCGGCGGCCAGCTGGGCCGCCTCGCGGGGGGAAAATGGCGGGGACAGACGAGTTTTCGCGAAACCGGCGATGGGCGCCTTGGCGATCACGAGGGCGGTGGCATCGACGATGTTCATCGCACGCTCCAGAAGTCGCGGACCGCCCGCACGGTGCCGCGCAGCGAGCCGGACACCTTGGACACTCCGTGGGTTCTTGGTCGATAGCTGATATCGCACTCGACGATCCGCCATCCGGCGCGGGCCGCGCCGATCAACAGTTGCAGCGGATATCCCGACCTCGGGTGCAGCGGGCCCAGCGCCAGTAGCTGCGCGCGGCGCGTGACCCGCATAGCGGCGATATCGTGCACCAGTAGCCCGTGCCGGCGTCGCAACAGCGCGGCGATCACCAGATTTCCCAGCCGGGCATGCCAGGGCCAGGCGCTTGTCGCGACCGGGCGACGTCGCCCGACCACCATGTCCACGCCGGGCGCGAGTTCGCCCACGAGCACTGGCAACTCGCCCGCATCCATGGACCCGTCGCCGTCGAGCACGGCGACCACCTCGGTGTCCGCGGAACCGATCCCGGCCTGCACCGCCGAGCCGTACCCGGGGACCGGCTCGGTGACGACGGTGGCGCCCGCCGCCCGGGCGACCGCGGCGGTGTGGTCGGTTGATGCGTTGTCCACGACGATCACCCGGTAACCGGTCGGCACTGCGGCGAGCACGCCCGGCAACGCTCCGGCTTCGTTGTGACACG
The DNA window shown above is from Nocardia sp. NBC_01730 and carries:
- a CDS encoding TIGR04282 family arsenosugar biosynthesis glycosyltransferase; this translates as MNIVDATALVIAKAPIAGFAKTRLSPPFSPREAAQLAAAALLDTLTAVRHSGIRHRIVAWTGELAHAEHADELSAALADFELVPQRGATFGQRLANAHADAARAGLPVLQIGMDTPQADSALLATCAERLLACGDTVLGPAADGGWWALGLTDPRPARALTQVPMSTSATGELTHRAMARCGCCVHWLPMLRDVDTVTDALTVAAQYQGWFPRALERLHPIRVRAGSEPRRGDDIAGMRPDPGMAVVSEPLDQDPMPSRSDRWAIR
- a CDS encoding glycosyltransferase family 2 protein, with product MTETHNACDITVVIPCHNEAGALPGVLAAVPTGYRVIVVDNASTDHTAAVARAAGATVVTEPVPGYGSAVQAGIGSADTEVVAVLDGDGSMDAGELPVLVGELAPGVDMVVGRRRPVATSAWPWHARLGNLVIAALLRRRHGLLVHDIAAMRVTRRAQLLALGPLHPRSGYPLQLLIGAARAGWRIVECDISYRPRTHGVSKVSGSLRGTVRAVRDFWSVR